In the genome of Mucilaginibacter sp. 14171R-50, the window CTCGTTTTTTGAACCGCCTGTTGGATAAGGCACCTGCATCCACCAGCGGTCGCTTTTTTTGCTCTTCACAAACACCAGTTCGTGTTCGTCGTGTTTAAGGCTGGTTTTGTATATCAGGTATTGTGATTTTGGATTGAGCGGGAAATCCCGTTTGCGGTTATAAAAGCCATCGATGAAGTACCATACCATCTGCGAAAGCAGCATGGCGGTTTGCCCGTTACTATCATACGCCGGGTTAAATTCGTAGAAACCTATTGACGTAAGTTTATCATTAAAACCTGCGTAACGGCATATCTGGCAGGCTTCTTCGCCATAAAAGCCGTTTGGTTTCGCGTTGGCATTGCCCGCCGCGTCTGATGAGCGAATGGCACCCATATCAAAGCTTATCATGTTGGCATTGCGGATGATGGGCTCGGCCACCGCTATGTTTTGGGTAAGCTCGCCAAGGCGGTGCACATCAAAATAAAGTTTATCCATAACACGCAAACTATCCTGGCTGGCAAAATAGGTTTGATAACCCATATTGCTGTAGTTAAACAGGTAATTTGGCTCGTGCAGGAAAATTTTATTCAGATAAGACGCAGAAGTAGTTTCAATGGTTTCACTGAAACTATCGTCTTCCAGGTCAAACTGCGAATCAACTACCAGCATATCTACCTTTTGTTCAAGACTTTCATACCCAAGGTACTGGGCGTAGGTAAGATCCTGCCCTCCGCCGATGATCAGCGGGGTAATGTCTTTTTTAATCAGTTCCTCAACAACGGTTTTTAACGCGTAATAAGTATCAACTACTGTTTCGCCGCGGGCGATGTTACCCAGGTCGGCTATCCTGGTGGTATAGCTGCCCTCGTGAAGCTGGTAAAGTTTCTCGCGGACATAATCGGGCCCCAAGGCACAACCGGGGTTGTTTATGGCATTTCTGTCATCAAGCACTCCAATAATAGCTATATCGGTTTTTTGTTCCAGATCCGGAAAGTCAACCGAATAGTGCTCGATCTTATCGCCCAGCTGACTGGTGAAATATCCGTTTCTTGGCGTGATCTTTTTAAGATCGATAGGTGTAAAAAAATCGGCTAAAGACATTGTTTATTGATGTGCAAAATATGCTAATGTGCAAATGTGCAGATATTTTTGGACGTGTCGTTATCCAATTTTTAATATCAAACATCATTTTTTATTTTTTTATCAGCACGTCTGCATATTTGCACATCCGCATTTCTAATTGCAGATTTGCAGATATGATTTTAGTAACCGGTGCAACAGGATTTTTAGGGGCGGAATTAGCGAAGGAACTTGTGCTGCGCGGAAATAGTATCCGGTGCACCAAAAGGGAATCTTCAACCATTCCCCGGATATTGGCACCATACGCAGCTAAAATTGAATGGGTTAATGCCGACCTGATGGACGAAGCCGCACTTGAACTTGCCCTTGAAGGCATCACCCAGGTTTATAATTGCGCCGCTTTTGTATCTTTAAAGCAAGCCGATAAAGCACCCATGATACGCACCAACGTACGGGGAACGGCTACACTGGTTGATCTTTGCAACGAAAAGGGTATCCGTATGGTGCATACGAGTTCTGTAGCGGCGGTAGGCGATGCTAAGCCCGGCGAACTGATCACCGAGAACCATCACCTTGATTCAACAGCCGAAACGGATGGCTACGCAATATCTAAATTGGAAAGTGAAATGGAAGTTTGGCGGGGCATCGCCGAAGGCCTGGACGCTGTTATTGTAAATCCCACCATTATTATTGGGGCAAGCGCCGGCACAGCCGGCAGCGGACAGATTTTTGAGACCGTGCGCAAGGGCCTTAAATTTTACACCCGCGGCACTATTGGTTTTGTTGATGTGCAGGATGTAGCCAAATGCATGATAGCATTGATGGAAACCAACATTAGTGGTGAACGCTACATCATCAATGCCGAAAACCGCGATTACAAGCAGCTTTTTGAAGAAATAGCCACCTCCATGGGCGTGCCTGCCCCTACCACTCTGGCTAAACCCTGGATGATGGAAATGGCCTGGCGGGCTGCGGCTACATGGGCAGCAGTAACGGGTAAAGCCCCGGCCCTTGACAAAACCAGCGCCCGTGCGGCATCAGTAACGCGCGAGTTTGATAACACTAAAATAAGAAAAGCAATAGGTTTTGAATTTAAACCGGTAAGCGAAACGATAAAAGAAGTTTGTTTGGCTTTAAAACAATAAACCTTCACTAACCTGCTAATACCTTACCCTGTTTTGCCGCATTTAAAGCCTCCAGCTTTTGATATAATGCAGCGGCCTGAAATGGTTTCGACAGATAATCGTGCATGCCGGCCTCTTTTATTTTATCGTGTATATTATGCGAGACGGAGGCCGTTAGCGCAATTATTGGTACCTGTGCTTTGCTGCTATCGGTTAATAACCGTATAGCTTGTGTGGCCTGGTAGCCATCCATTAATGGCATATGTAAATCCATCAGCACCACATCAAAGTTTTGAGCCGACAATTTATCTATCGCCTCCTGCCCGTTGTTGGCAATTACCGCATTTATTTGCCATTTAGTTAACAGCTTTACTAATAACTGGGCGTTAACGCGGTTATCTTCGGCAATCAGCACGTTCAATCCCTCAAGGCTGGTATTCATTACTGTATGCAGCGATATGGGGTTAACATTGCCCTTATACAGTTCAAATTTAATAGTAAATGAAAATACCGAGCCTTTATTTTCCTGGCTTGTTAATTCAATGGCGCTGTTAAAAAGGCCCAGCAAACGTTTAACTATAGCCAGCCCCAGTCCGGTTCCGCCGTAGTGGCGCGTAGTATCTGCTGATGCCTGCATAAATGGATCGAATATTACTCCTTGCCTGTCGACAGGGATGCCAATGCCAGTATCGGCCACTGAGAAGTTTATGGTTAGGTGATCTTTGTCTTTATGGTTTACGGTAGCGTTAACACTCACCTGCCCCGACTCGGTAAACTTAATAGCATTCCCCGCCAGGTTATAGATAATTTGCGTAAGACGGGTGGGATCAGTAACCA includes:
- a CDS encoding formimidoylglutamase — protein: MSLADFFTPIDLKKITPRNGYFTSQLGDKIEHYSVDFPDLEQKTDIAIIGVLDDRNAINNPGCALGPDYVREKLYQLHEGSYTTRIADLGNIARGETVVDTYYALKTVVEELIKKDITPLIIGGGQDLTYAQYLGYESLEQKVDMLVVDSQFDLEDDSFSETIETTSASYLNKIFLHEPNYLFNYSNMGYQTYFASQDSLRVMDKLYFDVHRLGELTQNIAVAEPIIRNANMISFDMGAIRSSDAAGNANAKPNGFYGEEACQICRYAGFNDKLTSIGFYEFNPAYDSNGQTAMLLSQMVWYFIDGFYNRKRDFPLNPKSQYLIYKTSLKHDEHELVFVKSKKSDRWWMQVPYPTGGSKNERFHLVPCRYDDYKTAVSGEMPDLWWRTYQKLN
- a CDS encoding NAD-dependent epimerase/dehydratase family protein codes for the protein MILVTGATGFLGAELAKELVLRGNSIRCTKRESSTIPRILAPYAAKIEWVNADLMDEAALELALEGITQVYNCAAFVSLKQADKAPMIRTNVRGTATLVDLCNEKGIRMVHTSSVAAVGDAKPGELITENHHLDSTAETDGYAISKLESEMEVWRGIAEGLDAVIVNPTIIIGASAGTAGSGQIFETVRKGLKFYTRGTIGFVDVQDVAKCMIALMETNISGERYIINAENRDYKQLFEEIATSMGVPAPTTLAKPWMMEMAWRAAATWAAVTGKAPALDKTSARAASVTREFDNTKIRKAIGFEFKPVSETIKEVCLALKQ